A single Cellulomonas sp. SLBN-39 DNA region contains:
- a CDS encoding TetR/AcrR family transcriptional regulator, translating to MADATTTRPLRADAARNRRRVLDAAREAFDAHGTDVSLEDVARAAGVGVGTLYRHFPTRLDLVEAAYRDSVEQFVAQADLLLDREPAGEALDAWVMGFVDYVVRKKGMAAALRAGLGDEAGEIFATSRANLEAAAARLVAAAQADGAIRTDVEALDVLRAVSGVCLAGAGAVDRERTTRVLRIVLDGLRWSADAPS from the coding sequence ATGGCGGACGCGACGACCACCCGTCCGCTGCGCGCCGACGCCGCACGCAACCGCCGCCGGGTCCTCGACGCCGCCCGTGAGGCCTTCGACGCGCACGGCACCGACGTCTCGCTCGAGGACGTCGCCCGCGCCGCCGGCGTCGGCGTCGGCACCCTCTACCGCCACTTCCCGACCCGCCTGGACCTCGTCGAGGCCGCCTACCGCGACAGCGTCGAGCAGTTCGTCGCGCAGGCCGACCTGCTCCTCGACCGCGAGCCGGCCGGCGAGGCGCTCGACGCGTGGGTCATGGGGTTCGTCGACTACGTCGTGCGGAAGAAGGGCATGGCGGCCGCCCTGCGGGCGGGCCTCGGCGACGAGGCGGGGGAGATCTTCGCCACCAGCCGCGCCAACCTCGAGGCCGCTGCCGCCCGGCTCGTCGCGGCGGCCCAGGCCGACGGGGCGATCCGCACGGACGTGGAGGCGCTCGACGTCCTGCGGGCCGTGTCGGGCGTGTGCCTCGCGGGCGCGGGTGCGGTCGACCGGGAGCGCACGACGCGGGTCCTGCGCATCGTGCTCGACGGCCTGCGCTGGTCCGCCGACGCACCGTCGTGA